In Ovis aries strain OAR_USU_Benz2616 breed Rambouillet chromosome 17, ARS-UI_Ramb_v3.0, whole genome shotgun sequence, the following proteins share a genomic window:
- the GP1BB gene encoding platelet glycoprotein Ib beta chain, translated as MGFGESGVCPGRALPEDIWRGGFWSSGLQSERFGPDPEDASSRRAGGKARGRWRCRPGPPRGRAHRGACLPGPRGALSLLLLLLLLAPPGRSAAGCPAPCRCAGTLVDCGRRGLTWASLPAAFPPDTTELVLTGNNLTALPPGLLDALPVLRAAHLGANPWRCDCRLVPLRAWLAGRPEREPYRDLRCAAPPALRGRLLPYLAEDELRASCPPGALCRAALAAQLLLLGLGLLHALLLALLLRRLRGLRARAARRRPPSAPLAAGHATPEPSDWR; from the coding sequence ATGGGCTTCGGTGAGTCCGGGGTCTGCCCGGGCCGCGCGCTCCCCGAGGACATCTGGCGGGGAGGCTTTTGGTCCTCTGGGCTGCAGTCAGAGCGGTTCGGGCCAGACCCGGAGGACGCTTCCAGCAGGCGGGCGGGTGGCAAGGCTCGCGGGCGGTGGCGATGCCGCCCGGGACCCCCGCGGGGCCGGGCTCACCGCGGCGCTTGCCTTCCAGGGCCGCGCGGGGCgctgagcctgctgctgctgctgctgctgctcgcGCCGCCGGGCCGCTCGGCCGCGGGCTGTCCCGCCCCGTGTCGCTGCGCGGGGACGCTCGTGGACTGCGGGCGCCGCGGCCTGACGTGGGCCTCGCTGCCGGCCGCCTTCCCGCCAGACACGACCGAGCTGGTGCTGACCGGCAACAACCTGACGGCGCTGCCGCCCGGGCTGCTGGACGCGCTGCCGGTGCTCCGCGCCGCGCACCTGGGCGCCAACCCCTGGCGCTGCGACTGCCGCCTGGTGCCGCTGCGGGCCTGGCTGGCCGGCCGGCCCGAGCGAGAGCCCTACCGCGACCTGCGCTGCGCCGCGCCCCCCGCGCTGCGGGGCCGCCTGCTGCCCTACCTGGCGGAGGACGAGCTGCGCGCCAGCTGCCCGCCCGGCGCCCTCTGCCGCGCGGCGCTGGCGGCGCAGCTCCTGCTGCTCGGCCTTGGGCTGCTGCACGCGCTGCTGCTGGCGCTGCTGCTGCGCCGCCTGCGGGGCCTGCGCGCCCGAGCCGCGCGCCGGAGGCCGCCGAGCGCGCCGCTGGCCGCCGGGCACGCGACCCCCGAGCCGAGCGACTGGCGCTGA